AACTCCGTCCATTCCTGGCCGGCCGTCTTCTCCTTCGAGCGAAGCGCTGCGATATGCGCCTTCGGATTTCCAGCGAGTTCAGGAAATAAAGGAGGCGTGCCGCGCGGCTGATTGTCTTGATGAAGCGCCATTTTTTTGGTTACCGCCTTGTTCCGCGCACGCGGCGCTTATCGAAGGGAATGAGGCTCGTGACCGTATCCGGCCCAATGCCGAAGCGAGCTGCGATAGTCGAAACAGATATTTCCGGGTGGTCGACATAGAGCCGCGTCAGCCGCGCGAGCTGCTGCGCGGAGAGATGCTTGTCGGCGCGCGGATTTCTTCGCTCGACCTGCTTGTGCGACGTGCCGGGTTCGGTGCGGCGGCTCATGTGCTGGCCTCCGGCATAGCGTTGTGCTCGTGGCCGAACAGAACGCGGCCCGCGGCCTGCTTGCCGTAGCGCGACATGGGCGACCATCGGGGCTGTTTGACGCCGATATCGGGCAGAGAGAACGGCTTTTTCTCATCGAGCGTGCCGTCGACCGCGATGGCAAAGCTCGGCAGCACGTCCGCCGTCTGGCCGTCTTCGTCAAAACGCGTCGGCGCGTATTCGCCCCATTGCTTGAAGAAGAACGGGACGAGCGCGCCACTGCACTGATCGCGCAGCGAGCGGAACCAGGCCGGATGCGAGGGGCGGGCGTTGCGTCCGCTTTCGCCGCCGGTCACGACCCATCCGAGGCGATCTATCCACCGATCGAGGAAGAGCGGGCCGAGCAGCGGCTCGGCAGAGATCCAGTGCAGCGCCGCCGGCGTTGCAAGCAGATCGTCCATGCGGTGCATGGCCCATTCCTGATCCTCGACGCTCGTGCCCATCCAGACATTCGGCAGCGGCCATTCCAGCCGGTTCGGCGCGCAGCCCATCGTCTGGAAGGCGCGGCGGAGGCCCCATATCCGCGCGCCTTCTTCCTCGCACCAGGCGCGCATGCGGTCGGGCCGCTTTGTCAGGACGAAGAAGACGTGATGCGGCGACAGCGCCATCACGGCGAAGATCTGATCGATAAAGGTGTCGGGCACGAACTCGGCGAAAAGGTCCGTCATCGAGCAGACGAAGACGCCGCGGGATGCATTCCATTCGAGCGGCTTGAGCAGCGCGGCCCTGTCCAGCACGAGCTTCACATCGCCGTTGGCCATGTGGCCCGGCTTGAAGGGAAGGCCGGTGCCGCGCTCGGGCAGACGCCGCATGTTAAAATTTTCGGCGTAGCAGTTGGCACAGGCCGGGCTCTTCTTCTCGCAATGATAGCCGAGCTTGCCCGTGCGCGTCTGCGCGAGGATCGGGTTCCACGATGCGCTCTTGCCGGTCTTTGGATGGCGCGCCCATTCGATCTTGGTGTTAACGGACATCGGCGCGCACTCCCTGCGGAAAATCGAAAGGCGCGGCGAGATCGAAGCCGTAGAGGCTGTCGTGCGTGTAGCCGGTCCAGCGCGCGAGGAAGGCAAAGAAGCGGGTGCGATTAAGCATCGTCTCGCGTCTCCCGCATCAGCTTCAGGACGTATTCTGCGAGCCCGGTCTCTGTAGAGCTTCGGATCAGCGTCCAATACAATTCGAGCTTGATCAGTTTGTCGTCCATCACGATGCCTACGGTGAAAGTCTCCTGCGTCCGCGCAACGTGAAGCTTTTCGGCGAAGCGCGGTTCGATCTGTTCGCCGCGCTCAAACGCCTTCAAGGTAGCGGCGATCTTCTCGGCCTGGCGTCTCAGCTCGCGGAGCGGTGAATCTTTGGTGGTCATGTGCCCACCTTCGTGCCGTCTTCCCACATGAACTCGCCGTCATCGCCGATCGGGAAATGCTTGCCGCATCCCACGCAGAACGTGCCGCTATAGAAGAACGGATCGCGCGCATATGTTTCGGCGATCTCGTTGGACATCTTCGTCGCCGCGCCGCATCCGTTCTTGCCGAGCCTGATGATGACCGGCCCATCCATCACCGGATCTACACCCGTGTGGACATAGCTCCGGCGCACAGGCCGAACGAAGCCGCGCGAGCGTTCCTCCGAAGATAAGACAACGTATGCCTTTTGCTGCCCGCTCGGCTGCAACTCGCGATGATCGGGTGTAATCGGAGAGCCGTCCGTCAGCGTCCGCTGTGTCCGGTCCACGGGGGGAACCGCACCGACCGCGCGAGCTAAACGATCAATAATGCCGCGTATGCTCATTCTTGCCTCAAAAGGAAGTGCGCGGCGGGTTTTCGACCGCCGCGCCGGGTTTCAGCGCGTGCCGGTACGCTTCAGAGGAACGACGACATCCTCCGGCACGAGATCGGTGACGAGTTCGACGATGCGGCGGCGGACGGCCGGGCTCTGGATGCGCAGGAAATTGCGCGCCAGGCGCAGACCCTGATCGGAGGCGAGGAATTCGGAAATCCCGTCGCTGTCCTTGCCGACCGTCGCCGGCGCGATGGCCTCGCCGTTCGCGTCTTCGAAGAAATACGAGACGGGCACGCCGAGGACTTCCGACATCTGCTGCAGGCGCGATGCGCCGACGCGGTTTGCGCCCTTCTCGTATTTCTGGATCTGCTGGAAGGTGATGCCGAGCGCCGTGCCGAGCTTCTCCTGGCTCATGCCGATGAGAAGGCGGCGCATGCGGACGCGGGCGCCCACATGCTTGTCGATCGGGTTCGGCAGTTTGACCGTAGACGGGACAGCCGTTGAGGCTTTGAGTGCTTGTGTTGCCATGACGCGATTACTCCTGATGTGCCCGGTTCTGATTGGCCTCCGGCGCGAGCCGGAGGATGCTCGCGCGGCCGGGTCTGCGCGCGATATCTTGTGTGGCGGGTGCGGGCTTCCTCACGGCATCGCGCGTCTTGATGCGCGTATGCACGAAGGTGCGCGGCATGATCTGGCGGAGATCAGGCATTGTCGCTCCGGTGTTCGGCGATGGATTGCTCGACGGCGGTGCGCGCTTTATCGGGCGTGCGCTCTTCGCCGCGTTTAGCGGGGCGGACGCTGCCGGGCGGCGTCATGCTCCACGCATAGAGCCCGCCATCGTCACGGGCGCAGACGCCGCCGTAATAGCCGTCCATTGTGCGCAGCGTTGCGCCGTCGCTGTTCCAGAGGAACGAGCCGTGAAGATAGACCACGCGGCCGGCAGCGATGCGTTGCTGCGTGGTTTCGGAGAGCGCGCTCATCGCCGCGCGTCCTTCAGAGGAAGCCTTGCGGCGCGGACGGTGGGGCGACCCGGCATGACGAGCACATGGCCCTTCACGGTCCAGCGATCCTGAAGGTTCACGACGACATCGCCGTCGCGCAGAAAACTCATGTCGAGCGGCTGAAGCCCGCCGCGGACGCGCACGGCCCGGCGCTGGCCGGTGACGGCGTTTTCGGAATAGGCCCATACGCCGCTGACCCGAATGAGCGACCATGCGGTCCAAGAGCCAAAGAGGCGGGCGCAGCGCGCCCGCCAGTTGTCGAAGCGGTCGAGGAAACCGAGCGGGCTCACGGGCGTGCGTCCGCCATATCGGGCAGAATGTTGAGGCCCGCGCTGAAGCGTTCGGCGCGGGCGACAGCTGCGCGATGGCGGAAGATCGCCTGCTCGACGGACTTCTGCGCAGCTTCCAGCGTGCGGAGGCTGCGCCCGCCGACACGCTCGACGCTAATCTTGCCTTTGCCGTCAGCCGTGCTTTCCGAGACCCGGACCCACAGTTCGGCCTCCCACACATTCTGCTCGATGTGGAAGACGATGGAGGCGAGATAGCCGTCGCGGGTTTCGAGCAGGGTGCCGTTCTTTCCCTCCCACGCGAATTCGCTTTCGCCGCGCAGATGCTGCCCGATGGTGCGGAGATCGCCGAGTTCCGCGTTTATCCATCCATTGAGGCGCGCAAAGATGCCTTTGCGCTTGGCGATAGCGGTGACGCTGTTGCGCGCCGTGTCGGGCTGGATCGCTGGTTCAGCACGTCGCTCCGGCGGTTGCCATAGTCTCGTCGGGGGCACGCGATCATTAGCGGGCGGGTTGTCGGTAATGACCTCGCTCTGTCTGCCGATCTCGGCGAGTTCGCGCGCGATGTCGTCTTCGAGCGGTTCGGCAGAGGGAAGCGCCGCGGGGGCTTCGATTTGGGTGGGGGCCTCGGCCCCCGCGGCAGGCGCCGCCGCGCTAACGGTCGCGACGGTGGGAGGAGGGGCATAGATCGCCGCCCGGGTTTTGCGGAATTCGGCGAGCGCGAGATCCGCGGCGTGTGTCGTGTCGCCGAGCGGATCGAGTGTGGCTGCCGAGAAATCGCGCTGCAGCGTGGCTGCACATGCCGCCTTCGCCGCGGCGATCATCGTTTCGGCCAGGCGCTCCACATCGTCGGCATGGTCGCGCAGCTCGGCATTCTCTTTCGCGACGGCGAGAAGCATCGTCCGCTGTTCGCCGGCGGCGCGCTCGATCTCCTTCTGGCGGCGGTCGAGGCCGCTGCGCTGCGCTTCAAGCGAGCCCGTCAGCCGGTCGGTGATGATGTCGAACTGGCCGAGCAGATCGGCAAAGGCTGCCGGTGTCCTGCGCGTAGCCTTCTTCGGCAGCGCCGCTGTCTTCTTGGGCGAGCGCGCGGCGGCTTTGGCGGCTGCGCGCGCGGGTTTCTCAGCGGACTTCCTCATTAGTCAGCTCCTTGCCGGGCATTTGGGGAGATAGGTGCGGAATTGCACATACAGTTCGGACGCCACGTCTTCGATGCCGCGAAGGCGATAGGTTTTGCGGATGCCGTCGAGCGCGACGACTTCTTCAGGCCAAGCGCCGCGGGCGAGCCTGTCGCCGTTGAAATCGCGCAGCGCCGTGCGCATTGCGAGTCGCTGGATGTCATTGATCTTGGTGCTGTCGGACCAGCGGTAATCCGGGTTCATGCCGGCAGCCGCGCGGATGACGCCATGCACCTTCCGCCGCAGACCCATTTCGTGAGTGCTCGAACCGAAGCGAGCGAGCCCGCCTGTCGCCCAACATGGCGTGGCGTAGAGAAGCCATTCGGCGCGCAGCTCGACAGGGCATGCATCGAGCCCGATCAGATAATGCTGCGCGAGTGACACGGGCAGATCGGTCGCGCCCTGATAGAGGAAGATGCGCGCAAGCGTTCCGGCGATCTCGCGGAAGCAGATGTCTTCCGGCTTCAGCGCCGTGACATCGAGCGCGCGCCCGTTCAGCGTCGGGAAGATGTTGCCGTTCATGGCGCATCCCCGAAGTTCAGAGAAATGCGCGGCGCGGGTTTGCGGCCGTCCGTGAGGCGCGTTCGCGGATCTATCGAGATCAGCTTTGCGAGGCGTAATTTCTCGATTGCAGCTTCGGTCGCTTCTTTCGACGCGCGCGCGCCGATGGCAACGGCGGACGGAAAGATGATTGCTTCGCCGTTCGTATCCGTCCGCGCGACAATGGCGAGAAAGACGCGGTTCTCGACCTCGGACAGACCGGCTTTGCGGGCGCGAAGGATGAGGCTCATCAGGCGCGCGCCTCGATCTTGGCGAGGATGATCGTCCAGTCGTCGGTACTGACGATCTCGGTGCCGGTCAGACAGCCATCCTCATCCGTCTCATAGAGCGAATAGCGCGGCACTTCGGGATGATCGCGACTGGCGGGGTCCGCATAATCGCAATAGAGGGTGAGGCGCGCCGCCGCGTTGTGAAAGGACGGGCACGTATCGTTGCGCCAGCTTTCGTCGGTGAAGCCCGGGGGAAGCTCCGGCAGATCGGCTTCCGGAAAATCCGGAAACTCGGTGCGGAAGGCGCGCTGCGCAGTGACGGCGGCGATCATTGCAGCCGCCCGTCATTGACGAGGGCATAGCGGGTTTCGACCAATTTTGGCGAAATCACCCTGACGCTTTTGCGCTGAATGCGGCCCTCTTCCAGAAGGCGCACGACAGATGCGGCGCGAACCGCGTTGGTGCCGATGACGAAGCGGTCTTTCAAGTTGCCGCGATAGGAAAACTTGAAGAGTTCCGTGCCGCCGCGCATGCGGCGCAGGATTCCGCTCTGCTGATTGGTGAGAGGCGATTTGCGGAGGGCGCTCACTGCAGCGCCTCGCGGGCCTGATGCTCGCCGAAAAGCTCGATGGCACGCAGCGGTTCACCGTTCTGGACGAGATCGAGAAACTGGCGGAGCGGAGGGGGACCGGCTAAGGCCGCATCCCATTCGGCGAAGATCTCTCTGGTGCGCGCGGCGGCGGCATCCAGTTCGGCCCGGTCGGCAGGAAGAAGGTTGCGCTGGCCCATGAGTACCCCCGCTTGATTCGCGAGAG
Above is a window of Terrihabitans soli DNA encoding:
- a CDS encoding DUF5131 family protein, giving the protein MSVNTKIEWARHPKTGKSASWNPILAQTRTGKLGYHCEKKSPACANCYAENFNMRRLPERGTGLPFKPGHMANGDVKLVLDRAALLKPLEWNASRGVFVCSMTDLFAEFVPDTFIDQIFAVMALSPHHVFFVLTKRPDRMRAWCEEEGARIWGLRRAFQTMGCAPNRLEWPLPNVWMGTSVEDQEWAMHRMDDLLATPAALHWISAEPLLGPLFLDRWIDRLGWVVTGGESGRNARPSHPAWFRSLRDQCSGALVPFFFKQWGEYAPTRFDEDGQTADVLPSFAIAVDGTLDEKKPFSLPDIGVKQPRWSPMSRYGKQAAGRVLFGHEHNAMPEAST
- a CDS encoding helix-turn-helix domain-containing protein; translated protein: MATQALKASTAVPSTVKLPNPIDKHVGARVRMRRLLIGMSQEKLGTALGITFQQIQKYEKGANRVGASRLQQMSEVLGVPVSYFFEDANGEAIAPATVGKDSDGISEFLASDQGLRLARNFLRIQSPAVRRRIVELVTDLVPEDVVVPLKRTGTR